The following proteins come from a genomic window of Drosophila sulfurigaster albostrigata strain 15112-1811.04 chromosome X, ASM2355843v2, whole genome shotgun sequence:
- the LOC133848151 gene encoding protein sidekick isoform X8: protein MKQRQRRSLASSLRRTNKIPAATATATTASATAPSAAAWLKMPSTTALLLLLLFGLDSCSCYADAIPQQQQQQQQSPQQQPLMQQQKQQQEAPHFTTHPSSSGSIVSEGRTKILQCLALGSPQPTYRWLKDGAPVADYSSSQFYRIHITRREDAGSYQCIARNDAGSILSEKSDVVVAYMGNFENSTEGRLNVVSGHAAIFDMPQIDSIPRPSVDWQTDEGPLNYDIKYATTHANQLIILSAHEDDAKAYRARAMNTQLGKEEMSAYVHLKVTGDPFIEIAPEIIVPPQDLKLKRGESFAELQCIANARPLHELEMIWLKDGIPVEQAGIAHTLNDPWNRTLVLQQANSSHAGDYSCQVRLRSGGYQTVTATARVIVLEPPMFVSSMRAETFGDFGGQVSLPCHVVGDPTPKIQWFRNAERIEAQLQSGGYELQADNTLIIKKLTLDDEGMFQCLANNEAGEKSASTWLRVKTSAPVMEQPPQNVTALDGKDATISCRAVGAPNPNITWIYNETQLVEMSSRVQILESGDLLISNIRSSDAGLYMCVRANEAGTVKGEAYLGVLVRTQIIQPPVDTTVLLGLTATLQCKVSSDPSVPYNIDWYREGQMAPISNSQRIGVQADGQLEIQAVRASDVGSYACVVTSPGGNETRSSRLSVIELPFPPSNVKVERLAEPQQRSINVSWTPGFDGNSPISKFIIQRREVSAVEKFLGPVPDPMLNWITELSNVSADQRWILLENLKAATVYQFRVSAVNRVGEGSPSEPSNVVELPQEEFPLHRAPSGPPVGFVGSARSMSEIITQWQPPLEEHRNGQILGYILRYRLFGYNNVPWSYQNITNEAQRNFLIQELITWKDYIVQIAAYNNMGVGIYTEGSKIKTKEGVPEAPPTNVRVLALNSTAVQISWTPPNPQQINGINQGYKLQAWQQFQIDGEYRNVEKRMMTVPPSLIDPLAEQTTVLNGLEKFAEYNISVLCFTDPGDGVASQMVRVMTKEDVPDEITALRFDDVSDRSVTVLWAPPRHVNGLLTGYTVHYQVRDRPETMKTVNLTAEDTQLTVNQLQATTHYAFEIFAWTRMGSGAPKAATIQSGVEPVLPHAPTSLALSNIEAFSVVLQFTPGFDGNSSITKWKVEAQTARNMTWFTICEISDPDAETLTVTGLMPFTQYRLRLSATNVVGSSRPSEATKDFQTIQARPMHAPFNVTVRAMSAQQLRVRWIPLQQTEWFGNPRGYNISYRQMDKMAGAVKSAPRNVFIEDHTANSHVLEALEEWTVYEVLMFACNDVGCSRASNPAEERTREATPSYGPLDVQANATSSTTVVVRWGDVPRQHRNGQIDGFKVFYAATDRPSTAPVLHKTIPNNSSFTTTLTELKKFVVYHVQVLAYTRLGDGALSTPPIRVQTFEDTPGAPSNVRFPDVTFSMARIIWDQPEDPNGEIRHYQVTYTLNGSSNLNYSRELAASDRTFRATNLLPERYYSFSVTAQTLLGWGKTATVLVYTTNNRDRPQAPSEPQVSRSQIQANQITFSWTPGRDGFAPLRYYTVQMRENEGPWQPLPERVDPALSSYTALGLRPHTTYQFRIQATNDLGPSSFSRESILVRTLPAAPAVGVGGLKVVPITTTSVRVHWNALETGMWNGDAATGGYRILYQQLSDFPTALQSTPKTDVMGINVNSVVLSDLQQDRNYEIVVLPFNSQGPGPATPPAAVYVGEAVPTGEPRAVDAAPISSTEVRLRWKPPKQSMQNGDILGYKIFYLVTYSPQALEVGRKWEEEIEVVSATATSHSLVFLDKYTEYRIQLLAFNPAGDGPRSAPVTIKTLQGVPSAPLNLRFSDITMQSLEVSWDPPKFLNGEILGYLVTYETTEENEKFSKQVKQKVSNTTLRVQNLEEEVTYTFTVRAQTIDYGPAVSENVTTGPQEGSPVAPRDLILSKTLSSVEMHWINGPSGRGPIVGYLIEAKKREKGEPSFVYDSRWTKIEQTKKGTMQDFTVSYHILMPSTAYTFRVIAYNQYGISFPVYSKDSILTPSKLHMEYGYLQHKPFYRQTWFMVSLAATSIVIIVMVIAVLCVKSKSYKYKQEAQKTLEESMAMSIDERQELALELYRSRHGVGTGTLNSVGTLRSGTLGTLGRKSTNRPPTNVQLGKSPPRPSPASVAYHSDEESLKCYDENPDDSSVTEKPSEVSSSEASQHSESENESVRSDPHSFVNHYANVNDSLRQSWKKTKPVRNYSSYTDSEPEGSAVMSLNGGQIIVNNMARSRAPLPGFSSFV, encoded by the exons GTTCGCCACAGCCCACATATCGCTGGCTCAAGGATGGCGCTCCCGTTGCCGATTATTCATCCAGTCAATTTTATCGCATTCACATCACAAGACGCGAGGATGCCGGCAGCTATCAGTGCATTGCCAGGAACGATGCTGGATCTATACTGAGTGAAAAAagcgacgttgttgttgcct ATATGGGCAACTTTGAGAACAGCACCGAGGGCCGCTTAAACGTTGTCAGCGGTCATGCGGCCATCTTTGATATGCCCCAAATCGATTCGATACCACGACCATCGGTCGACTGGCAAACAGACGAGGGACCACTCAACTATGACATCAAATACGCGACAACGCATGCCAATCAATTGATCATACTCAGCGCCCACGAGGACGATGCGAAAGCGTATCGCGCCCGTGCAATGAACACACAACTGGGCAAGGAAGAGATGAGCGCCTATGTGCACCTGAAGGTCACCGGCGATCCGTTCATTGAGATTGCACCGGAGATCATTGTGCCGCCGCAGGATCTGAAGTTGAAGCGTGGCGAGAGTTTCGCTGAACTTCAGTGCATTGCCAATGCTCGACCTTTGCATGAGCTGGAAATGATTTGGCTGAAGGATGGCATCCCAGTGGAACAAGCGGGCATTGCACACACCCTCAATGATCCCTGGAATCGCACCCTTGTCCTCCAGCAAGCGAACAGCTCGCATGCCGGCGATTACAGTTGCCAGGTGCGTTTGCGCAGCGGTGGCTATCAGACTGTGACCGCCACAGCTCGGGTCATTGTTCTCGAGCCTCCGATGTTTGTCAGCTCAATGCGAGCGGAGACCTTCGGCGATTTTGGTGGCCAGGTGTCGTTGCCCTGTCACGTTGTTGGCGATCCCACGCCCAAGATTCAATGGTTTCGCAATGCCGAACGCATCGAGGCGCAGCTGCAAAGCGGCGG ATATGAACTGCAAGCGGATAATACGctgataattaaaaaactgaCACTCGACGATGAGGGAATGTTCCAATGCCTGGCGAACAACGAGGCTGGCGAGAAGTCCGCCTCCACCTGGCTGCGAGTGAAAA CCTCCGCTCCAGTGATGGAACAACCGCCACAAAATGTGACCGCATTGGATGGCAAGGATGCGACCATCTCGTGTCGCGCTGTCGGCGCCCCCAACCCGAACATTACCTGGATCTACAACG AAACGCAACTGGTTGAGATGTCGAGTCGTGTGCAGATCCTCGAATCGGGCGATTTGCTCATCTCGAACATTCGTTCCTCCGATGCGGGtctctatatgtgtgtgcgtgccaACGAGGCGGGCACGGTCAAGGGCGAGGCCTACCTCGGTGTTCTGG TTCGCACACAAATCATACAACCGCCGGTGGACACAACGGTATTGCTTGGCCTGACCGCAACGCTGCAGTGCAAGGTGTCCAGTGACCCGAGTGTGCCATATAATATCGACTGGTATCGCGAGGGTCAGATGGCGCCCATCAGCAACTCGCAGAGGATTGGCGTGCAGGCCGATGGCCAGCTGGAGATACAGGCGGTGCGGGCCAGCGATGTGGGCAGCTATGCGTGTGTGGTCACCTCGCCTGGTGGCAATGAGACGCGCTCATCGCGCCTCAGCGTCATTGAGTTGCCGTTTCCGCCCAGCAATGTGAAGGTGGAGCGTCTCGCTGAGCCGCAGCAGCGCAGCATCAATGTGTCCTGGACACCCGGATTCGATGGCAACAGTCCAATATCCAAATTTATTATCCAGCGACGCGAGGTCTCCGCTGTGG AAAAATTCTTAGGTCCAGTTCCCGATCCGATGCTCAATTGGATCACCGAACTGAGCAACGTTTCCGCCGATCAACGTTGGATCCTCCTCGAAAACCTGAAGGCTGCCACCGTTTATCAGTTTCGTGTGAGCGCCGTCAATCGTGTTGGCGAGGGATCGCCATCTGAGCCAAGTAACGTCGTCGAGTTGCCCCAAGAAG AGTTTCCACTACACCGAG CCCCCTCGGGACCGCCAGTTGGATTTGTTGGTTCCGCCCGATCAATGTCGGAGATCATTACGCAATGGCAACCTCCGCTAGAAGAGCATCGCAATGGCCAAATCCTGGGCTACATCTTGCGCTATCGTCTATTTGGTTACAACAATGTGCCATGGTCGTATCAAAACATCACCAACGAGGCGCAACGCAATTTCCTCATACAGGAGCTGATCACATGGAAGGATTACATCGTCCAGATCGCAGCCTACAACAACATGGGCGTGGGTATCTACACCGAGGGCTCGAAGATCAAGACCAAAGAGGGCGTGCCCGAAGCACCGCCCACCAATGTGCGTGTGCTCGCCCTGAACTCGACAGCGGTGCAGATCAGCTGGACACCGCCAAATCCGCAACAGATCAATGGCATCAATCAGGGATACAAACTGCAAGCGTGGCAACAGTTCCAAATTGATGGCGAGTATCGCAACGTGGAGAAACGCATGATGACCGTGCCGCCCAGTCTCATTGATCCGCTGGCCGAGCAGACAACCGTGTTGAATGGCCTGGAGAAGTTTGCCGAGTACAACATCAGTGTGCTGTGCTTTACGGATCCCGGAGACGGCGTCGCCAGTCAAATGGTGCGCGTGATGACCAAAGAGGATGTACCCGACGAAATAACCGCACTGCGCTTCGACGATGTCTCCGATCGATCGGTGACCGTACTCTGGGCACCACCTCGGCATGTTAACGGTCTGCTCACCGGCTATACGGTGCACTATCAGGTGCGCGATCGTCCCGAGACCATGAAGACTGTCAATCTGACCGCAGAGGACACACAGCTGACGGTGAATCAACTGCAGGCGACCACACACTATGCCTTCGAGATCTTTGCCTGGACACGCATGGGCAGCGGTGCTCCCAAAGCGGCAACCATACAATCGGGCGTGGAACCTGTGCTGCCACATGCCCCCACCAGTCTGGCGTTGTCCAACATCGAGGCGTTCTCAGTGGTGTTGCAGTTTACGCCCGGCTTTGACGGCAACTCGAGCATCACCAAATGGAAGGTTGAAGCACAGACGGCGCGCAACATGACCTGGTTCACAATTTGTGAGATTAGTGATCCGGATGCTGAAACCCTGACGGTAACTGGTCTGATGCCCTTCACACAGTATCGCTTGAGGTTGAGTGCTACCAATGTGGTGGGCAGTTCTCGACCCTCGGAGGCCACCAAGGACTTTCAGACCATTCAAGCGCGTCCCATGCACGCACCCTTCAATGTCACGGTCCGTGCGATGAGTGCTCAACAGTTGCGTGTGCGTTGGATTCCCTTGCAGCAGACGGAATGGTTTGGCAATCCCCGAGGATACAACATCAGCTATCGCCAGATGGACAAGATGGCGGGCGCCGTGAAGAGTGCACCGCGCAACGTCTTCATCGAGGATCACACTGCCAATTCGCATGTGCTTGAGGCCCTGGAAGAATGGACGGTATACGAGGTGCTGATGTTTGCCTGCAACGATGTCGGCTGCTCGCGTGCCAGCAATCCGGCCGAGGAGCGCACTCGTGAGGCAACACCTAGCTACGGTCCGTTGGATGTGCAGGCGAATGCCACATCATCGACCACGGTCGTGGTGCGTTGGGGTGATGTGCCGCGGCAGCATCGCAACGGACAGATCGATGGCTTCAAGGTGTTCTATGCGGCCACCGATCGACCCAGCACAGCGCCTGTGCTGCACAAGACCATACCGAACAACAGTTCCTTCACCACCACACTCACCGAGCTCAAGAAATTCGTTGTCTATCACGTTCAGGTCTTGGCCTACACACGCCTAGGCGATGGCGCCTTGAGCACCCCTCCGATACGTGTACAGACCTTTGAGGACACCCCAGGAGCACCGTCGAATGTCCGCTTCCCGGATGTGACGTTCTCGATGGCACGCATCATTTGGGATCAGCCCGAGGATCCCAACGGCGAAATTCGCCATTATCAAGTGACCTACACACTGAACGGCAGCTCCAATCTTAACTATAGTCGTGAGTTAGCGGCCTCGGATCGCACGTTCCGGGCCACAAATCTGCTACCCGAACGCTACTACAGCTTCAGTGTGACGGCCCAGACACTCCTCGGTTGGGGCAAAACGGCAACTGTGCTTGTGTACACGACAAACAATCGTGATCGTCCACAGGCGCCATCAGAGCCACAGGTGTCGCGCAGTCAGATCCAGGCGAATCAGATCACCTTCAGCTGGACCCCAGGACGGGATGGCTTCGCCCCTCTACGCTATTACACCGTGCAGATGCGCGAGAACGAGGGTCCCTGGCAACCATTGCCCGAACGCGTTGATCCCGCGCTCAGTTCGTACACAGCGCTGGGACTCCGTCCGCACACAACTTATCAATTCCGCATACAGGCCACCAACGATTTGGGTCCTTCGTCATTCAGTCGCGAGAGCATCTTAGTGCGCACCTTGCCCGCGGCACCCGCTGTGGGTGTGGGGGGATTGAAGGTGGTTCCTATCACAACAACGTCGGTTCGCGTGCACTGGAATGCCTTGGAGACAGGCATGTGGAATGGCGATGCGGCGACTGGAGGATATCGCATTTTATATCAACAACTGTCGGACTTTCCCACCGCACTGCAGTCGACACCCAAGACAGATGTGATGGGCATCAATGTGAATAGTGTAGTGCTCTCTGATCTGCAGCAGGATCGCAACTATGAGATTGTTGTGCTGCCCTTCAATTCGCAAGGACCCGGCCCAGCCACGCCTCCAGCGGCTGTGTATGTGGGCGAAGCAGTGCCAACGGGTGAACCGCGTGCCGTCGACGCAGCTCCCATTTCCAGCACTGAGGTGCGCCTGCGCTGGAAGCCACCAAAGCAGAGCATGCAGAATGGCGACATTCTGGGCTACAAGATCTTCTACCTGGTCACGTATTCACCGCAAGCACTCGAAGTGGGACGCAAATGGGAGGAGGAGATCGAAGTTGTGTCCGCCACGGCAACATCGCATAGTCTTGTCTTCCTAGACAAATACACCGAGTATCGCATACAGCTGTTGGCCTTTAATCCCGCCGGCGATGGACCACGCTCAGCTCCCGTGACAATCAAGACGCTCCAGGGTGTGCCAAGTGCGCCGCTTAATCTGCGTTTCTCAGACATTACGATGCAGAGCCTAGAAGTTAGCTGGGATCCACCCAAGTTCCTCAATGGTGAAATACTTGGCTATCTGGTGACCTACGAGACTACCGAGGAAAATGAAA AGTTCAGCAAGCAGGTCAAACAGAAGGTATCCAACACCACGTTGCGTGTGCAGAACCTTGAGGAGGAGGTCACCTACACCTTCACTGTGCGCGCCCAGACCATCGACTATGGTCCCGCTGTCAGCGAGAATGTGACCACAGGACCCCAAGAAGGCTCACCGGTTGCGCCACGCGATCTCATATTGAGCAAAACTTTGTCCAGCGTAGAGATGCATTGGATCAATGGTCCGTCAGGTCGTGGTCCCATTGTTGGCTATCTAATCGAAGCGAAGAAGCGCG AAAAAGGAGAACCTTCATTTGTGT ACGATTCACGCTGGACGAAGATCGAGCAGACAAAGAAAGGAACCATGCAGGACTTTACGGTCAGCTACCACATCCTGATGCCATCGACAGCTTACACATTCCGGGTGATCGCCTATAATCAATATGGCATCTCGTTTCCCGTGTACTCGAAAGACTCGATACTGACGCCATCGAAGCTGCACATGGAGTATGGCTATCTGCAGCACAAGCCCTTCTATAGGCAGACGTGGTTCATGGTCTCGCTGGCTGCCACATCGATCGTCATCATTGTCATGGTAATCGCAGTGCTGTGTGTGAAGAGCAAGAGCTACAAGTACAAAC AGGAGGCACAGAAAACGCTGGAGGAGTCAATGGCCATGTCGATTGATGAGCGCCAGGAACTGGCCTTGGAATTGTATCGATCGCGTCATGGCGTCGGCACGGGCACACTGAACAGCGTGGGCACATTGCGCAGCGGGACTTTGGGCACATTGGGTCGCAAGTCAACCAATCGTCCGCCAACGAATGTCCAGCTGGGCAAGAGTCCACCGCGTCCCTCGCCCGCCTCCGTGGCCTATCACAGTGATGAGGAGAGTCTGAAGTGCTACGACGAGAATCCCGATGACAGCAGCGTGACCGAGAAACCATCCGAAGTGAGCAGCTCCGAGGCATCGCAG CACTCggagagcgagaacgagagcgTGCGCAGCGATCCACATTCGTTTGTGAATCAttatgcgaatgtgaatgatTCGCTGCGTCAGTCGTGGAAGAAGACAAAGCCGGTGCGCAACTATTCCAGCTACACGGACTCCGAGCCAGAGGGCAGCGCAGTGATGAGCCTCAATGGTGGCCAGATTATTGTCAATAATATGGCCAGATCGAGGGCGCCACTGCCCGGCTTCTCCTCATTTGTCTGA